The Kitasatospora sp. NBC_00374 genome has a segment encoding these proteins:
- a CDS encoding CHAP domain-containing protein, producing the protein MSKTLKTAAIRLTSASALAVSVLTAVVATPAGASPLTDGISATARAENGNSYCAHGGYVGGPNQSSSCTGGTTRTHAWCADFAGWVWARNGVTGLGTLDDRAASFMDYGKKYGTLSQTPHVGDAVVYNYNGSDYADHVALVTGVNGDTVTITGGNQGGFPGHVSTNSTTSWRVGQAPWRQTISGYISPAGTSTPQYPNPGSLPAGTLVKSPNGPDVKVMISGSGIPVAASDVTPDKYDLSKIVLIDDSAFRALPSAPAAGTVVHDQAGGADRYVVIDNAALRIGGEDWIPGGYNTRADMGVPTAWLQAAAQRTVPTGTVVMDQSGTDPARYVMVDGAALHISGAEWTADEYNTQMLMGVPGEWLKGAVAKTVPTGTVIMDQSGNDPARYVMLNGAAVHISASEWTANGYDTRSLMGVPGEWLGSTTARQVANGTIVKDASGADASVYVMAGGVAVPLTYADFTGLGYDKRPLEGAPGEWLKSAAAKAAPADGTMLLSPESNTVWQVTGGKKKALTADAFGPGKLSFNDVVSVPTAFTAKFPTVTA; encoded by the coding sequence ATGTCCAAGACCCTCAAGACCGCCGCGATCCGCCTCACCTCCGCCTCCGCCCTGGCCGTGTCCGTGCTCACCGCGGTTGTCGCCACCCCGGCCGGCGCCTCGCCGCTCACCGACGGCATCTCCGCCACGGCCCGCGCCGAGAACGGCAACTCGTACTGTGCCCACGGCGGTTACGTCGGTGGACCGAACCAGTCCAGCAGCTGCACCGGCGGCACCACCCGTACCCATGCCTGGTGCGCCGACTTCGCCGGCTGGGTCTGGGCCCGGAACGGGGTCACCGGCCTTGGCACGCTGGACGACCGGGCCGCCAGCTTCATGGACTACGGCAAGAAGTACGGCACGCTGTCGCAGACCCCGCACGTCGGTGACGCGGTCGTCTACAACTACAACGGCAGCGACTACGCGGACCACGTGGCCCTCGTCACCGGTGTCAACGGCGACACCGTCACCATCACCGGCGGCAACCAGGGCGGATTCCCGGGCCACGTCTCCACCAACTCCACCACCAGCTGGCGGGTCGGCCAGGCGCCGTGGCGGCAGACGATCAGCGGCTACATCTCGCCGGCCGGCACCAGCACCCCCCAGTACCCCAACCCGGGCTCGCTGCCGGCCGGGACGCTCGTGAAGTCGCCGAACGGCCCTGACGTGAAGGTGATGATCTCCGGTTCCGGCATTCCGGTGGCGGCCTCCGACGTCACGCCCGACAAGTACGACCTGAGCAAGATCGTGCTGATCGACGACTCCGCCTTCCGTGCCCTGCCGAGCGCCCCCGCGGCCGGCACGGTCGTCCACGACCAGGCCGGCGGCGCCGACCGCTACGTGGTCATCGACAACGCGGCTCTCCGGATCGGCGGCGAGGACTGGATCCCGGGTGGTTACAACACCCGTGCCGACATGGGCGTTCCGACCGCCTGGCTGCAGGCCGCCGCGCAGCGCACGGTTCCCACCGGCACCGTCGTGATGGACCAGTCGGGCACCGACCCGGCGCGGTACGTGATGGTGGACGGCGCGGCGCTGCACATCTCGGGCGCCGAGTGGACGGCCGACGAGTACAACACCCAGATGCTGATGGGCGTCCCGGGTGAGTGGCTGAAGGGCGCCGTCGCCAAGACCGTGCCGACGGGCACCGTGATCATGGACCAGTCCGGCAACGACCCGGCCCGCTACGTGATGCTCAACGGCGCTGCCGTACACATCTCGGCCTCCGAGTGGACGGCCAACGGCTACGACACCCGCTCGCTGATGGGCGTCCCGGGTGAGTGGCTGGGCTCCACCACGGCCCGCCAGGTCGCCAACGGCACGATCGTCAAGGACGCCTCCGGCGCCGACGCCAGCGTGTACGTGATGGCGGGTGGCGTGGCCGTGCCGCTGACGTACGCCGACTTCACCGGCCTCGGCTACGACAAGCGCCCGCTGGAGGGCGCCCCGGGCGAGTGGCTGAAGTCGGCCGCGGCGAAGGCCGCCCCCGCCGACGGGACCATGCTGCTGTCCCCGGAGAGCAACACCGTCTGGCAGGTCACCGGCGGCAAGAAGAAGGCCCTGACCGCCGACGCCTTCGGCCCCGGAAAGCTCAGCTTCAACGACGTGGTCAGCGTCCCGACGGCCTTCACCGCGAAGTTCCCGACCGTCACCGCCTGA
- a CDS encoding transglycosylase family protein: MRSSARQKSALAVTATALLALATPLLTGTDASAASVSTWDKVAQCEASGNWSINTGNGYYGGLQISMSTWRAFGGTSYATRPDLATKQQQILTGEKILAGQGQGAWPSCGPAAGLGSDHTNPYPASPSYPDPASLPAGTLVKSPNGPDVKVMISGAGVPVAASDVTPDHYDLSKIVLVDNSAFNGLPSAPPAGTVVHDQAGGAGRYVVVDGAALSISAADWTADGYNTRPDMGVPTAWLQTAAQHTVANGRVVMDQSGNDPARYVMVNGSALHISASEWAANGYDTRSLMGVPGEWLNGAAARQLPNGTVVKDASGADASVYVMAGGLAVPLTYADFTGLGYDKRPLEGIPGEWLKSVAAKAAPADGTMLLSPESNTVWQVTGGKKKALTADAFGPGKLSFDDVVSVPTALTAKLPTV; the protein is encoded by the coding sequence ATGCGCTCCTCCGCCCGCCAGAAGTCCGCGCTCGCCGTCACCGCCACCGCCCTGCTCGCGCTCGCCACCCCGCTGCTCACCGGTACCGACGCCTCGGCCGCCTCCGTCTCGACCTGGGACAAGGTCGCCCAGTGCGAGGCCAGCGGCAACTGGAGCATCAACACCGGCAACGGCTACTACGGCGGCCTGCAGATCTCGATGTCGACCTGGCGCGCCTTCGGGGGCACCTCGTACGCCACCCGCCCCGACCTGGCGACCAAGCAGCAGCAGATCCTGACGGGCGAGAAGATCCTGGCCGGCCAGGGGCAGGGTGCCTGGCCGTCCTGCGGCCCCGCCGCAGGCCTCGGCTCCGACCACACCAACCCGTACCCCGCCAGCCCCTCCTACCCCGACCCCGCCTCGCTGCCGGCCGGGACGCTGGTGAAGTCGCCGAACGGCCCCGACGTGAAGGTGATGATCTCCGGGGCGGGCGTCCCGGTGGCGGCCTCCGACGTCACCCCCGACCACTACGACCTGAGCAAGATCGTGCTCGTGGACAACTCGGCGTTCAACGGCCTGCCGAGCGCGCCCCCGGCCGGCACCGTGGTCCACGACCAGGCGGGCGGCGCCGGCCGCTACGTCGTCGTCGACGGCGCCGCACTGTCGATCTCCGCTGCCGACTGGACCGCCGACGGGTACAACACCCGCCCCGACATGGGCGTCCCGACCGCCTGGCTGCAGACGGCCGCCCAGCACACCGTGGCCAACGGCCGCGTGGTGATGGACCAGTCCGGCAACGACCCGGCCCGCTACGTGATGGTCAACGGCTCGGCCCTGCACATCTCGGCCTCCGAGTGGGCGGCCAACGGCTACGACACCCGCTCGCTGATGGGCGTCCCGGGTGAGTGGCTGAACGGCGCCGCGGCACGCCAGCTCCCGAACGGCACCGTCGTCAAGGACGCCTCCGGCGCCGACGCCAGCGTGTACGTGATGGCGGGTGGCCTGGCCGTACCGCTGACCTACGCCGACTTCACCGGCCTCGGCTACGACAAGCGCCCGCTGGAGGGCATCCCGGGCGAGTGGCTGAAGTCGGTCGCGGCGAAGGCCGCCCCCGCCGACGGCACCATGCTGCTGTCCCCGGAGAGCAACACCGTCTGGCAGGTCACCGGCGGCAAGAAGAAGGCCCTGACCGCCGACGCCTTCGGCCCCGGAAAGCTCAGCTTCGACGACGTGGTCAGCGTCCCCACCGCCCTCACCGCGAAGCTCCCGACCGTCTGA